One genomic segment of Heterodontus francisci isolate sHetFra1 unplaced genomic scaffold, sHetFra1.hap1 HAP1_SCAFFOLD_257, whole genome shotgun sequence includes these proteins:
- the LOC137364608 gene encoding probable G-protein coupled receptor 139: MVVTDLLVIITEVVLFRISYEFYPGSLLSITPVCSIIAVLTRASRDSSVWLTITFSFDRFVAICCQKQKRKYCTKNTASVVIATTCILLSLKSIVWYFIYKPQEIIDNVPWFCDPKPSYFTEPGWVAFDWFDTILTPMLPFALILLLNALTVRHILVANRVREGLRGQTKGENHIDPEMESRRKSVILLFTISGCFILLWLTYVTEFFYYNIAGTALLDYNHSLNTFARVGFMLQNLSSCTNTFIYGVTQSKFREQFKSIMKHPIIMITKLICNKKC, from the coding sequence ATGGTTGTGAcggatctattggtcattatcactgaggtcgtaTTGTTTCGGATTAGTTATGAATTTTACCCAGGATCATTACTGTCCATCACTCCTGTGTGCAGTATCATTGCTGTCCTGACTCGTGCATCCAGAGACAGCTCGGTCTGGTTaaccatcactttctcctttgatcgctttgttgctatttgttgccaaaagcagaaaagaaaatattgcacGAAGAACACAGCATCTGTGGTTATAGCAACAACGTGCATTCTTCTGAGTTTGAAAAGCATTGTTTGGTACTTTATATATAAACCACAGGAGatcatcgacaatgtaccgtggttttgTGATCCTaaaccaagctattttactgaacccggatgggtggcctttgactggtttgatacgatTTTAACTCCAATGCTCCCATTTGCATTGATCTTGCTACTCAACGCTCTgacggtcagacacattttagttgccaatcgtgtccGCGAGGGATTAAGGGGACAgaccaagggagagaatcacatcgacccagagatggaaagcagaaggaagtcgGTTATTTTACTCTTCACAATTTCTGGTtgcttcatacttctatggttgaCCTATGTTACAGAGTTCTTCTATTATAACATTGCAGGGACAGCTCTCCTGGACTACAATCACTCATTAAATACTTTTGCTCGCGTCGGAtttatgctgcagaatttaagttcctgtacaaacacttttatttatggggtgacgcagagcaaattcagagagcagttcaagagcattATGAAACATCCGATTATCATGATTACGAAACTTATTTGCAATAAGAAGTGCTGA